ACAACGATTGGTTCTAATTCTGGATCGTTCTTTAATGCAAGTACTAAAGGTGCCATCTTAATCGCTTCTGGTCGTGTACCAAAGATTGTCATAATTTTCTTCATATCAAGTCTCCTAATTATTTAGTCCCAAACAGTCGATCGCCTGCATCGCCAAGTCCTGGTACGATATAGCCATGATCATTCAGTTGTTCATCTAATCCTGCAATATAGATATCTACATCAGGATGAGCTTCCTGCAATGCTTTCACACCTTCTGGAGCAGCGATGAGACACATAAATCTAATCTTTACCGCACCGCGTTTCTTCAAGGAGTTAATCGCTTCTATCGCTGAACCACCTGTTGCAAGCATTGGATCTACTACAATAAAGTCACGCTCTTCAATATCTTGTGGTAATTTTGCAAAGTATTCTACAGGCTGAAGCGTCTCAGGGTCACGATATAGACCAATGTGGCCAACACGTGCAGCAGGAATCATCTTCAGTACGCCTTCTGTCATGCCGAGTCCAGCACGTAATATCGGTACAACTGCAATCTTCTTCCCTGACAGACGTTTCGCTGTCATCTCAGTAACAGGTGTCTTAATCTGTACATCATCCAGCTCAAGGTCACGCGTCACTTCGTATGCCATTAACATACCGACTTCATCAACAAGCTCACGAAATTCTTTCGTACCTGTTGATTCATCTCGAATATAACTTAATTTATGTTGAATAAGGGGGTGATCAAATACATGGACTTTCGCCATAATATACCTCTTTCCTAATCATTATTGATATAATGGATATTTTTCCGTTATTGCACGTACACGCGCTTTTGCATCACGCTTTACTGCTTCATCTTCTGGGTGAGCGAGTACATCTGCAATAATCGATGCAATCTCTTTCATGTCTTCTTCATTAAATCCACGTGTCGTTACAGCTGGTGTTCCGATTCTAATACCACTTGTAACAAATGGACTTTCTTTATCAAATGGAATCGTGTTTTTATTTGTAGTAATGCCGACATCGTCAAGTGCACGCTCTGCGACTTTACCAGTAATGTTAAAGCTCGTTACATCGATGCTCATCACGTGATTGTCTGTACCACCAGAAACAATACGTAATCCCTTTTCAGTTAGAGCATCCGCCAATGTCTTAGCGTTAAGTACTACTTGCTGCTGATATGCTTTAAAGTCTTCAGTCAACGCTTCACCAAATGCGACTGCTTTAGCTGCGATAACATGCATCAATGGTCCTCCTTGAATTCCGGGGAAGATCATCTTATCAATCGCTTTTGCATATTCTTCTTTACAGATAATCATACCACCACGAGGTCCACGTAAAGTTTTATGTGTCGTCGTCGTAACAAAGTCTGCATGAGGTACTGGACTTGGATGAAGACCTGCAGCTACTAATCCTGCGATATGTGCCATATCAACCATCAGTTTTGCACCAACTTCATCTGCAATCGCTTTAAACTTCTCAAAATCAATCGTTCTTGAATATGCTGATGCCCCTGCAATAATAAGTGCAGGTTTATGTTCACGTGCAAGTTCACGAACAACGTCATAATCAATTCTCTCTGTTTCCTTGTCTACACCATAAGCAACGAAGTTGTAATCTACGCCACTAAAGTTCACTGGAGAACCATGCGTCAGGTGACCTCCGTGACTTAAATTCATTCCTAGAACTGTATCTCCAGGCTTTAAAGCAACACGATAAACAGCCATATTAGCTTGCGAACCTGAATGCGGCTGTACGTTGACATGCTCTGCCCCAAAAAGTTCTTTAATGCGATCGCGGGCTAAGTCTTCAACGATATCTACAAATTCACACCCGCCATAATAACGGCGATGCGGGTAGCCTTCAGCGTATTTATTTGTCAGAACCGATCCCTGTGCTTCCATCACGGCTTTTGATACAAAATTCTCTGATGCAATTAATTCAATATGACGATCTTGTCTCTCAAATTCTTTCGTGATTGCTTCAAAAACTTGACTATCTTGTTGTTTAATTTCTGACATAATACCCCTCCTATTTATATTGAGCGCGTGGCCCACCAATTAATTTCGGACGATGTGCTGCCATCGTAACGACTGCTTCACCCACTTTTTTCGTTGTGGTTCTTACGGGAATCTGTACATGTTTAATATGCATTCCAATTAACGTCTGACCAATATCAATACCACAGTCTGCCTGCACATGCTCCACTACAACAGGATCCTTAAAGTACTGATAAGCAGCTGCTGACATACTACCTCCTGCTTGTTTTACAGGAACAACTGTGACTTCATTCAGCTGATAGCGAAGCATCACTGCTCGCTCCATCGTTAATGCACGGTTAATATGTTCACATCCTTGGAAACAGAAATCTACACCTGTTCTGTTATGAACGTCATCAAATATTTCAATGAACTGTGCGGCAACTTCATCAGAGCTGTGCGTACCGATTTTTTCACCGATGACCTCTGATGTAGAACAGCCGATTATACATAGTTCGCCTTCTTTAAAGAAATCGTTTGCTTCCAGCTCTGTCATCAACTGTTTAAGACTATCCATTGCAAGACTCCAGCGCTGCTACTTTATCGATTCTCTTCTGATGACGACCACCTTCAAATTCAGCATTTAGCCATGTCTTAACGATTAGCAGCATCAATCCTTCACCGATTACACGCTGCCCCATTGCCAAAATATTAGAGTTGTTATGTTCACGTGTCACTTGTGCTGTAAATACATCGTGCACCAGCGCACAACGGATACCCGGCACTTTATTTGCTGCGATACTCATTCCAATACCTGTGCCACAAATCAAGATTCCGCGATCGCATTCTCCGTTCACAACACTATCTGCAACTGGTTTAGCATAATCAGGATAATCTACAGACGTTTCATCTGCTGGACCAAAATCGATATATTCAATATTTTGGGACTGTAATAGTTCAATGATTTTCTCTTTATACTGAAATCCACCATGATCACTTGCAATTGCAATTTTCAAACGAATAACCTCCCTTAAATGTATATCACTCTATATTATACCGTATTTCATGTATGAGTAAATCAATTATCGGTCAAGCTTTTGTAGCATTTCACGGATATAATAGGAGAGTTCATTATAAGTATCTGAATACACTAAGAAATCCCCTCCGTAAGGGTCTGATATGTCTCCGTTCTCATTCATCGCATATTCTTTCAAAGTGTATACATTACTTTCTGGATAAAGTGACTTAATTTGCAATTTATGACTATTTGTCATCGTCAATATTAAATCCTTTTCACTATCTACTGCATCGAACTGATGACTCTGTGTCGCAGGCTGTAAGCCTTCCTGTTCAATGATTGCTGCTGCATGCTTCGAAACAGGATGCCCTTCTTGTGCATACAGTCCTGCTGAAGAAAATATATGTTTAGTATTGAGTGATTTTGCGATACTTTCTGCCATCGGACTACGACAAGTGTTCCCTGTACAAACGAATACGACTTCCATATGCCCCCTACTTTCTTGTAACTGCTTTATTGATACGATTCATCAGCGCATCACTACCATTATAAGGTGTAAAGTCCGTAATATATATCTTTTCAATTTGCTCAATATTATCAGCACTGCGCAGTGCATTATACAAATCATACATTGCACCGCTACTATCTTCATATGTAGCACCTAGCGCAAAGAACCATCCACCATTCACTTTATCCTTCTCACTTAATGGTGCAATGACCGCTTCATTTGCACTCAGTTCCAGACTTTCAAAGCAATCCACTAATTCTAACGGACTGTCTGGTGCATAATGACGATATTTCATACCGGGAGCAATCGGTTTATCTCCCATAATATGTTCATCGCTCATACAACCAGGTACTACTGCTTCCAGGTCATTACGTGTAATCGCGCCTGGCCTTGCGATTCTAAAAGGATACTGACTACAGTCAACAACCGTGCTTTCTATCCCGACCTCAACTTGTTCACTTTGAACAATGCCAAATATTTTCCCATCCATATCATGAATCACATGTTCCGCTTTCGTTGGTGACGGTTTGCCACTCGTATTAGCAGACGGTGCAGCGAGCAATAAATCTGTCATCTCAATCAGTTGATGCGCAACCTTATGCGCAGGCATACGCACTGCTACTGTATTTAATCCTGCAGTTACACTTTCAGCAAGCACACCTTGCTGTACAGGTACAATAAACGAAATCGGTCCCGGCCAGAAATGATCCATCAACTTATAGGCTGCTGCGTGAA
Above is a window of Macrococcoides canis DNA encoding:
- a CDS encoding serine hydroxymethyltransferase — its product is MSEIKQQDSQVFEAITKEFERQDRHIELIASENFVSKAVMEAQGSVLTNKYAEGYPHRRYYGGCEFVDIVEDLARDRIKELFGAEHVNVQPHSGSQANMAVYRVALKPGDTVLGMNLSHGGHLTHGSPVNFSGVDYNFVAYGVDKETERIDYDVVRELAREHKPALIIAGASAYSRTIDFEKFKAIADEVGAKLMVDMAHIAGLVAAGLHPSPVPHADFVTTTTHKTLRGPRGGMIICKEEYAKAIDKMIFPGIQGGPLMHVIAAKAVAFGEALTEDFKAYQQQVVLNAKTLADALTEKGLRIVSGGTDNHVMSIDVTSFNITGKVAERALDDVGITTNKNTIPFDKESPFVTSGIRIGTPAVTTRGFNEEDMKEIASIIADVLAHPEDEAVKRDAKARVRAITEKYPLYQ
- the rpiB gene encoding ribose 5-phosphate isomerase B: MKIAIASDHGGFQYKEKIIELLQSQNIEYIDFGPADETSVDYPDYAKPVADSVVNGECDRGILICGTGIGMSIAANKVPGIRCALVHDVFTAQVTREHNNSNILAMGQRVIGEGLMLLIVKTWLNAEFEGGRHQKRIDKVAALESCNG
- a CDS encoding TIGR01440 family protein, producing the protein MDSLKQLMTELEANDFFKEGELCIIGCSTSEVIGEKIGTHSSDEVAAQFIEIFDDVHNRTGVDFCFQGCEHINRALTMERAVMLRYQLNEVTVVPVKQAGGSMSAAAYQYFKDPVVVEHVQADCGIDIGQTLIGMHIKHVQIPVRTTTKKVGEAVVTMAAHRPKLIGGPRAQYK
- the upp gene encoding uracil phosphoribosyltransferase; the protein is MAKVHVFDHPLIQHKLSYIRDESTGTKEFRELVDEVGMLMAYEVTRDLELDDVQIKTPVTEMTAKRLSGKKIAVVPILRAGLGMTEGVLKMIPAARVGHIGLYRDPETLQPVEYFAKLPQDIEERDFIVVDPMLATGGSAIEAINSLKKRGAVKIRFMCLIAAPEGVKALQEAHPDVDIYIAGLDEQLNDHGYIVPGLGDAGDRLFGTK
- a CDS encoding low molecular weight protein arginine phosphatase; this encodes MEVVFVCTGNTCRSPMAESIAKSLNTKHIFSSAGLYAQEGHPVSKHAAAIIEQEGLQPATQSHQFDAVDSEKDLILTMTNSHKLQIKSLYPESNVYTLKEYAMNENGDISDPYGGDFLVYSDTYNELSYYIREMLQKLDR
- a CDS encoding L-threonylcarbamoyladenylate synthase produces the protein MGTNVWDVRNYVEDLSTYPHVHEIITGFKAGETIAIPTETVYGLAADATNNEAVAAIFKAKGRPQDNPLIVHIHHQSQLEWFTHDIHAAAYKLMDHFWPGPISFIVPVQQGVLAESVTAGLNTVAVRMPAHKVAHQLIEMTDLLLAAPSANTSGKPSPTKAEHVIHDMDGKIFGIVQSEQVEVGIESTVVDCSQYPFRIARPGAITRNDLEAVVPGCMSDEHIMGDKPIAPGMKYRHYAPDSPLELVDCFESLELSANEAVIAPLSEKDKVNGGWFFALGATYEDSSGAMYDLYNALRSADNIEQIEKIYITDFTPYNGSDALMNRINKAVTRK